The following proteins come from a genomic window of Candidatus Binatia bacterium:
- a CDS encoding VOC family protein has protein sequence MKIAALGYVGINATDAQAWARFGPEILGLRAAPAGEDGTVYLQMDERAYRLAVHPASTNGLAYIGWELPSALDLEQACVELEKAGLKPVRGSEEDCALRRVAALVKIADPYGNRLELFYGQLNICEAFQPARPIGGFVAGNLGLGHVVIGVPDLEAGKKFYTETLGFRLSDFVPDRLVFFHCNPRHHSIAFGKIGPGLRHIMLEVKTIDDVGKTFDLCQASGVPITKALGRHSNDRMFSFYMKCPAGFEIEYGTEGRLVDDATWSVQQVDRGSIWGHQRIAG, from the coding sequence ATGAAGATCGCCGCGCTGGGCTACGTTGGAATCAACGCGACGGATGCGCAGGCGTGGGCCCGCTTCGGCCCGGAGATCCTGGGCCTGCGCGCCGCTCCCGCGGGAGAAGACGGAACGGTTTATCTGCAAATGGACGAGCGCGCCTACCGCCTCGCCGTTCATCCGGCGTCGACGAACGGCCTCGCGTATATCGGCTGGGAGCTGCCTTCGGCTTTGGATCTAGAGCAGGCTTGCGTTGAATTGGAGAAAGCCGGCCTGAAGCCCGTGCGAGGAAGCGAAGAGGACTGCGCGCTGCGCCGGGTGGCGGCGCTGGTGAAAATCGCCGACCCGTATGGCAACCGGCTCGAGCTTTTTTACGGCCAGCTCAACATCTGCGAAGCCTTTCAGCCGGCGCGGCCGATCGGCGGCTTTGTCGCGGGAAACCTCGGCCTCGGCCACGTCGTCATCGGAGTGCCCGATCTCGAAGCGGGAAAAAAATTCTACACCGAGACTCTCGGCTTTCGCCTGAGCGACTTCGTCCCCGACCGGCTGGTCTTTTTCCACTGCAACCCGCGCCACCACTCGATCGCCTTCGGCAAGATCGGTCCGGGCCTGCGCCACATCATGCTCGAGGTGAAAACCATCGACGACGTGGGAAAAACGTTCGATCTGTGTCAAGCGAGCGGCGTTCCGATCACCAAGGCTCTCGGGCGCCACAGCAACGATCGGATGTTCTCTTTTTATATGAAATGTCCCGCCGGCTTCGAGATCGAATACGGCACCGAGGGCCGGCTCGTGGACGACGCGACCTGGAGCGTGCAGCAGGTGGACCGCGGAAGCATCTGGGGACATCAGCGCATAGCCGGTTAG
- a CDS encoding alpha/beta hydrolase: MMTIWTDLLGSRVSYYGKKFRTRAIEAGSGEPLIMLHGVGGHAEAYSRNIVRLGKSYRAMAIDLVWHGFSSKPAYNQRSIPTYAEQILDLMDSLGLEKTNLEGESLGGWVAIWFALHHPERLNKLILNTTAGLRFKPGVVEERPAEGRQLLKERSIAAINNPNLDTIRKRLEWLMAAPDRVTEELAEVRYRIYSDPETRRSLTDVFSNSFGEGDSRTYQLPEERLKEIKTPTLVLWTEKNPGSGPDVGRHIAAQIPGAQFHCIADAAHWPQWEHPEEHDAAVLKFLGGEKV, translated from the coding sequence ATGATGACCATCTGGACGGACCTACTCGGAAGCCGGGTCAGTTATTACGGCAAGAAATTCAGGACGCGCGCGATCGAGGCGGGCAGCGGCGAGCCGCTGATCATGCTGCACGGCGTCGGCGGCCACGCCGAGGCCTACAGCCGAAACATCGTGCGCCTCGGGAAGAGCTATCGCGCCATGGCGATCGACCTCGTCTGGCACGGCTTTTCCTCGAAGCCCGCGTACAACCAACGCTCGATCCCGACGTACGCCGAGCAGATCCTCGACCTGATGGATTCTCTCGGCCTGGAGAAAACCAACCTCGAAGGCGAGTCGCTCGGCGGCTGGGTGGCGATCTGGTTCGCGCTGCATCATCCGGAGCGCTTGAACAAGCTCATTCTCAACACCACCGCCGGTCTCCGCTTCAAGCCGGGAGTCGTCGAAGAGCGGCCGGCCGAAGGGCGGCAGCTCTTGAAGGAGCGCTCCATCGCCGCGATCAACAACCCCAACCTCGACACGATCCGCAAACGGCTCGAGTGGCTTATGGCGGCGCCCGACCGCGTGACCGAAGAGCTTGCGGAGGTGCGCTACCGAATCTACTCCGACCCGGAGACGCGCCGGTCGTTGACGGACGTTTTCAGCAACTCTTTCGGCGAGGGCGATTCGCGAACGTATCAGCTTCCCGAGGAGCGTCTGAAGGAGATAAAAACGCCGACGCTCGTTTTGTGGACGGAAAAAAATCCCGGCTCCGGCCCGGACGTGGGGCGACACATCGCTGCGCAGATTCCCGGAGCGCAGTTCCACTGCATCGCCGACGCCGCGCACTGGCCGCAGTGGGAGCACCCGGAGGAGCACGACGCGGCGGTGCTCAAATTTTTAGGCGGAGAAAAAGTTTGA